The following proteins are co-located in the Neisseria sp. Marseille-Q6792 genome:
- a CDS encoding 16S rRNA (uracil(1498)-N(3))-methyltransferase: protein MPRFHLPENLSVGQTVALPDNIVRHLNVLRVRPNENITLFDGKGKAHTARLTVLEKRRAETEILHEETADTESPLNITLIQSISSGERMDFTLQKSVELGVTAIQPVISERCIVRLDGERAAKRLARWQEIVISACEQSGRNTVPPVLPIIGYREALDKMPSESTKLIMSINRARKLGDIRHPSGAIVFMVGPEGGWTEQEEQQAFDAGFQAVTLGKRILRTETAALTALAAMQTLWGDFA from the coding sequence ATGCCCCGATTCCACCTGCCCGAAAACCTTTCCGTCGGACAAACCGTCGCCCTGCCCGACAACATCGTCCGCCACCTCAACGTCCTGCGCGTCCGCCCCAACGAAAACATCACCCTCTTCGACGGCAAAGGCAAGGCACATACCGCACGGCTGACCGTTTTGGAAAAACGCCGCGCCGAAACCGAAATCCTGCACGAAGAAACCGCCGATACGGAATCCCCGCTGAACATCACGCTCATCCAATCCATATCTTCCGGCGAACGTATGGACTTTACCCTGCAAAAAAGCGTCGAACTCGGCGTAACCGCCATACAGCCCGTCATCAGCGAACGCTGCATCGTCCGCCTCGACGGGGAACGCGCCGCCAAACGCCTCGCACGCTGGCAGGAAATCGTCATCTCCGCGTGCGAACAGAGCGGCAGAAACACCGTTCCCCCCGTACTGCCCATCATCGGCTACCGTGAAGCACTCGACAAAATGCCGTCTGAAAGCACCAAGCTGATTATGAGCATCAACCGCGCCCGCAAACTCGGCGACATCCGCCACCCGTCCGGCGCAATCGTCTTTATGGTCGGGCCCGAAGGCGGCTGGACAGAACAGGAAGAACAACAGGCATTTGATGCCGGCTTCCAAGCCGTAACATTGGGCAAACGCATCCTGCGTACCGAAACCGCCGCCCTCACCGCCCTCGCCGCGATGCAGACACTTTGGGGCGATTTCGCATAA